The following are encoded in a window of Flavobacteriales bacterium genomic DNA:
- a CDS encoding S41 family peptidase encodes MAQDRRPITPLLPLLLSLAVVAGLFIGHGLDRGRGGPLALLKLRQPSAADKIVQVLDLIDRQYVDTVEKNALVEEVLQELLQRLDPHSYYISAAELRAAQEPLEGSFDGIGVEFSIQRDTVVVVAAVEGGPSEALGIRAGDRILAADDKPLSNVGITNDGVMRTLRGPKGSEVTVSLKRPGRAEAFDVTIRRGKIPINSVAVALLSSDGTGYIKLSRFAKNTHQEFLDAARNLRDAGMQRLVLDLRGNGGGYLNSAIELADEFLKRDQVIVYTQGRNSPRRDVKATDRGMFHDLPLAVLIDEGSASASEIVAGAVQDHDRGVIVGRRSFGKGLVQEHVDLPDRSAIRLTTARYYTPSGRSIQRPYGEGVDYGRDLEARQAHGEFFSADSIRTDSALRYTTAAGRIVFGGGGIMPDVFVPADTAEGSQYLTELFFSGTLNQFAFDVADRDRDRLLRFGSYRSFNERYQISDALLRELGRFAEEQGIKERPDDLARSRQWIATRLKANIARNLWGNAGFYDIMLGTDRIYLRAEEELGAGT; translated from the coding sequence ATGGCCCAAGATCGCCGCCCCATCACCCCCTTGCTGCCGCTGCTGTTGTCCCTGGCGGTGGTGGCCGGACTGTTCATCGGCCACGGCCTGGATCGCGGCCGGGGAGGCCCGCTCGCATTGCTGAAGTTGCGCCAGCCTTCCGCCGCGGACAAGATCGTGCAGGTGCTCGACCTGATCGACAGGCAGTACGTGGACACCGTGGAGAAGAACGCGCTGGTGGAGGAAGTGCTCCAGGAGCTGTTGCAGCGGCTCGACCCCCACAGTTACTACATCAGCGCGGCCGAGTTGCGCGCCGCACAGGAGCCGCTTGAAGGGAGTTTCGATGGCATCGGCGTGGAGTTCTCCATCCAGCGCGACACCGTGGTGGTGGTCGCCGCCGTGGAAGGTGGCCCCAGTGAGGCCCTCGGCATTCGCGCCGGCGATCGCATCCTGGCCGCCGATGACAAGCCGCTCTCCAACGTGGGCATCACGAACGACGGTGTGATGCGCACCTTGCGCGGCCCCAAGGGCAGTGAAGTGACCGTGTCGCTCAAGCGGCCCGGACGCGCCGAAGCCTTCGATGTCACCATCCGGCGCGGCAAGATCCCGATCAACAGTGTGGCCGTGGCGCTGCTCTCCAGCGATGGCACGGGCTACATCAAGCTGTCGCGCTTCGCGAAGAACACCCACCAGGAGTTCCTGGATGCGGCGCGGAACCTGCGCGATGCGGGGATGCAGCGGCTGGTGCTGGACCTGCGCGGCAATGGGGGCGGCTACCTCAACTCGGCCATCGAACTGGCGGACGAGTTCCTGAAGCGCGACCAGGTGATCGTATACACCCAGGGCAGGAATTCGCCACGTCGCGACGTGAAGGCCACCGACCGTGGCATGTTCCACGACCTGCCGCTGGCCGTGCTCATCGATGAAGGCTCGGCCAGTGCGAGCGAGATCGTGGCGGGCGCGGTGCAGGACCACGACCGGGGCGTGATCGTGGGTCGGCGGTCCTTCGGCAAGGGGCTGGTGCAGGAGCATGTGGACCTGCCGGACCGCAGCGCGATACGCCTCACCACGGCGCGCTACTACACGCCATCGGGCCGCTCCATCCAAAGACCCTACGGCGAGGGGGTCGATTATGGCCGTGACCTGGAGGCGCGCCAGGCGCACGGTGAGTTCTTCTCCGCCGACAGCATCCGCACCGACTCCGCCCTGCGTTACACCACGGCGGCGGGCCGCATCGTGTTCGGCGGTGGTGGCATCATGCCCGACGTGTTCGTCCCTGCCGATACCGCGGAAGGGTCCCAATACCTCACTGAGCTTTTTTTCAGCGGCACCCTCAACCAGTTCGCCTTCGATGTGGCCGATCGCGATCGTGACCGGCTCCTGCGCTTCGGCTCCTACAGGTCCTTCAACGAACGCTACCAGATCTCCGACGCCTTGCTGCGCGAACTGGGGCGTTTCGCCGAAGAGCAGGGCATCAAGGAGCGGCCGGACGACCTGGCCCGTTCCCGCCAGTGGATCGCCACGCGGCTGAAGGCCAACATCGCCCGCAACCTGTGGGGCAACGCAGGCTTCTACGACATCATGCTGGGCACCGACCGCATCTACCTGCGGGCGGAAGAGGAGCTCGGCGCGGGTACCTGA
- a CDS encoding PKD domain-containing protein, whose protein sequence is MNDRTMTRILLRILTVLIGFVFGIGLTWGQAERIIASPVDRSSLTTQERTALDEALHGADLFTLDVAGIAQHVHLAHGVTTLTLELGQAWQWTFTLEPNELRAPDYVATVAGEGPLPWSATSTYRGEILGDEGGQVRFSIRPDALLGRIVADGEERFIEPLHHFTRGAPDGRIVVYTMDDVKGAENATCGVTHMQDLVRDMPLEDDSDAKGGQTCKLANIALAADGSMVNWMGSVAQVETRVLDILNWVDAKYQEPSINIRYQLVALFISPNTASDPWTTSQDAITLLTSFRNWGNGGGFGPGISYGVATLWTRRDIQSNGSSGTIGLAWVGVVCTNNRYNLCEHYTTGMAGPSVVQAHELGHNWNAQHTTAPGQWIMAPTASVNNVNWDQVTIGSIVQHKNTRTCLGPSCLLIPEVAFSASTTITCDGTVAFTDQSTQSPSSWLWNFGDGSTSTQQNPVHTYSASGTYDVTLTVTNPSGQATTTQAALVNVQLLQAPVADDNGICGPGTVPLFASASHTVKWYDQPTGGTLLHTGALYSPFLTETTTFHAENSSLQAPVFGGAFSNNIGTGGYFSTNDNWGLVFDVTAPVKLMSVKVYANSTGSRTVQLLNNAGNVVATRVVPVPNGESRITLDIDIPPGQQYLLKLTGTALNLYRNNAGAQFPYQVGNTITITETNAVVQNAFNYWYYFYDWEVQEPGCVSTRTAVTASTELCVGIGEQLAGGLFTVHPNPSSGEFFLEWPANATNPPTHLLVFDALGRRVDEAHVAGRSGAQLRIGGAAGLYLLRVFGADGALLHDRKLVVR, encoded by the coding sequence ATGAACGACCGGACCATGACCCGAATTCTTCTCCGCATCCTCACCGTCCTTATCGGCTTCGTGTTCGGCATCGGCCTCACCTGGGGCCAGGCCGAGCGCATCATCGCATCACCCGTGGACCGCTCCTCGCTCACCACCCAGGAGCGTACCGCGCTGGATGAGGCCCTGCACGGGGCGGACCTCTTCACCCTGGATGTGGCGGGCATCGCGCAGCATGTCCACCTGGCGCATGGTGTCACAACGTTGACGCTCGAACTCGGCCAGGCCTGGCAATGGACCTTCACGCTGGAACCGAACGAACTCCGGGCTCCGGACTATGTCGCCACCGTGGCGGGCGAAGGCCCACTGCCGTGGAGCGCCACATCCACCTACCGCGGCGAGATCCTCGGGGATGAGGGCGGACAGGTGCGTTTCTCCATCCGGCCGGACGCCTTGCTGGGCCGCATTGTGGCGGATGGCGAAGAGCGTTTCATCGAACCGCTGCACCATTTCACCAGGGGCGCACCGGACGGCCGCATCGTGGTCTACACCATGGACGACGTGAAAGGCGCGGAGAACGCCACCTGCGGCGTGACGCACATGCAGGACCTGGTCCGTGACATGCCCCTGGAGGATGACAGCGACGCCAAGGGTGGCCAGACCTGCAAGCTGGCCAACATCGCCCTGGCGGCTGACGGTTCCATGGTGAACTGGATGGGCAGCGTGGCCCAGGTGGAGACCCGCGTGCTCGATATCCTCAACTGGGTGGACGCCAAATACCAGGAGCCTTCCATCAACATCCGCTACCAGCTGGTGGCGCTTTTCATTTCACCGAACACCGCCAGCGATCCCTGGACCACCTCGCAGGACGCCATCACGCTGCTCACCTCCTTCCGCAACTGGGGCAATGGTGGCGGCTTCGGGCCGGGCATCTCCTACGGGGTGGCCACGTTGTGGACGCGGCGCGACATCCAGAGCAACGGCAGCAGCGGCACCATCGGCCTCGCCTGGGTGGGCGTGGTGTGCACCAACAACCGCTACAACCTCTGCGAGCACTACACCACCGGCATGGCAGGCCCCAGCGTGGTGCAGGCCCACGAGCTGGGCCACAACTGGAACGCCCAGCACACCACCGCGCCGGGCCAGTGGATCATGGCGCCCACAGCCAGCGTGAACAACGTCAACTGGGACCAGGTCACCATCGGCTCCATAGTGCAGCACAAGAACACGCGCACCTGCCTGGGCCCCTCCTGCCTGCTGATCCCCGAAGTGGCCTTCTCCGCCAGCACCACCATCACCTGCGACGGCACGGTGGCCTTCACCGACCAGAGCACGCAGTCGCCGAGTTCCTGGCTGTGGAACTTCGGTGATGGAAGCACCTCCACGCAGCAGAACCCCGTGCATACCTACTCCGCCAGCGGCACCTATGATGTGACCCTCACCGTGACCAACCCGAGCGGGCAGGCCACCACCACGCAGGCCGCGCTGGTGAATGTGCAACTGTTGCAGGCGCCGGTGGCCGATGACAACGGCATCTGCGGTCCCGGCACCGTGCCGCTCTTCGCCTCGGCCTCGCACACCGTGAAATGGTACGACCAGCCCACGGGCGGCACCCTGCTCCACACCGGTGCGCTCTATTCTCCCTTCCTCACGGAGACCACCACCTTCCACGCGGAGAACAGCAGCCTGCAAGCCCCGGTCTTCGGTGGCGCCTTCAGCAACAACATCGGCACGGGCGGCTACTTCAGCACCAACGACAACTGGGGCCTGGTCTTCGATGTCACCGCTCCGGTGAAGCTCATGTCGGTGAAGGTCTACGCCAACAGCACCGGCAGCCGTACCGTGCAGCTGTTGAACAATGCGGGCAACGTGGTGGCCACGCGCGTGGTGCCCGTTCCCAACGGCGAGAGCCGCATCACGCTGGACATCGACATACCGCCTGGCCAGCAATACCTGCTGAAGCTCACCGGCACCGCGCTGAACCTGTACCGGAACAATGCTGGCGCGCAATTCCCCTACCAGGTGGGCAATACCATCACCATCACCGAGACCAACGCCGTGGTGCAGAACGCCTTCAACTACTGGTACTACTTCTACGACTGGGAGGTGCAGGAGCCGGGCTGCGTCAGCACGCGCACGGCCGTCACGGCCAGCACCGAACTCTGCGTGGGCATCGGCGAGCAATTGGCCGGAGGCCTCTTCACCGTGCATCCGAACCCCTCCTCGGGCGAGTTCTTTCTGGAGTGGCCGGCGAACGCCACGAACCCACCCACGCATCTGCTGGTGTTCGATGCGCTGGGCCGCCGCGTGGATGAAGCGCACGTAGCGGGCAGGAGCGGCGCACAGTTGCGCATCGGCGGTGCGGCGGGACTTTACCTGCTGCGCGTGTTCGGCGCGGATGGCGCCCTGTTGCACGACCGCAAACTGGTGGTGCGCTGA
- a CDS encoding BrxA/BrxB family bacilliredoxin: MYPPELVAPMKTDLVSAGFEELHTPDQVDKALTQPGTVLCVVNSVCGCAAGAARPGAKQSIQGGKRPDKLYTVFAGVDTEATLQARRHFLPYPPSSPSMALFKDGKLVHFLERHHIEGRTAEMIADNLRMAYEEFC, from the coding sequence ATGTATCCACCAGAACTCGTCGCACCCATGAAGACCGACCTGGTGTCGGCCGGCTTCGAGGAACTGCATACGCCCGACCAAGTGGACAAGGCCCTCACCCAGCCCGGCACGGTGCTGTGCGTGGTGAACAGTGTTTGCGGCTGTGCCGCAGGTGCCGCCCGCCCCGGTGCCAAGCAGAGCATCCAGGGGGGCAAGCGACCGGACAAACTCTACACGGTATTCGCCGGTGTGGACACCGAGGCCACGTTGCAGGCCCGCAGGCACTTCCTGCCGTACCCGCCCAGCAGCCCCAGCATGGCGCTGTTCAAGGACGGCAAGCTGGTCCATTTCCTGGAGCGCCACCACATCGAGGGCCGCACCGCGGAGATGATCGCCGACAACCTGCGGATGGCCTACGAGGAGTTCTGCTGA
- a CDS encoding superoxide dismutase — MAFKLPDLPYAHDALEPHIDTRTMEIHHGKHHAAYVANLNKAIEGTPLDGKTLEEILKGLDMGNMAVRNNGGGHWNHELFWQVMSPKGGGKPEGELAAAIERDFGSFDAFKEKFATAGATRFGSGWAWLCVHKGGKLEVCSTPNQDNPLMPGTGCGGTPILGMDVWEHAYYLHYQNRRPDYIAAFWNVVNWAEVTRRYASGK, encoded by the coding sequence ATGGCCTTCAAACTTCCTGACCTGCCTTATGCGCACGACGCGCTGGAGCCGCACATCGACACCCGCACCATGGAGATCCACCATGGCAAGCACCATGCGGCCTACGTGGCCAACCTGAACAAGGCCATCGAGGGCACGCCGCTGGATGGCAAGACCTTGGAGGAGATCCTCAAGGGGCTCGACATGGGCAACATGGCCGTGCGCAACAACGGTGGCGGCCACTGGAACCACGAGCTTTTCTGGCAGGTGATGTCGCCCAAGGGTGGCGGCAAGCCCGAGGGTGAATTGGCGGCGGCCATCGAACGGGACTTCGGCTCCTTCGATGCCTTCAAGGAGAAGTTCGCCACGGCCGGCGCCACCCGCTTCGGCAGCGGCTGGGCCTGGCTTTGTGTGCACAAGGGCGGCAAGCTGGAAGTGTGCAGCACCCCCAACCAGGACAACCCCCTGATGCCCGGCACCGGCTGCGGTGGCACGCCCATCCTGGGCATGGACGTGTGGGAGCACGCCTACTACCTGCACTACCAGAACCGCCGTCCGGACTACATCGCCGCTTTCTGGAACGTGGTGAACTGGGCCGAGGTGACCAGGCGCTACGCTTCCGGGAAGTGA
- a CDS encoding TM2 domain-containing protein — protein sequence MEEVWVLLPEGGEELAKGEDQRLISSTLAVLLGPFGAHRLYLGTTPRVAVIYGLTFGGFGVLALIDLGHLLFTKDLAPYRGSDRVFMWGEGGRGVTPP from the coding sequence TTGGAAGAAGTGTGGGTCCTGCTTCCGGAGGGCGGGGAGGAGTTGGCGAAAGGCGAGGACCAGCGCCTCATCAGCAGTACCCTGGCCGTGCTGTTGGGGCCATTCGGTGCGCACCGGCTCTACCTGGGCACCACCCCCCGCGTGGCGGTGATCTACGGACTCACCTTCGGCGGCTTCGGTGTGCTGGCCCTGATCGACCTGGGCCACCTGCTCTTCACCAAGGACCTGGCGCCCTACCGCGGCAGCGACCGCGTGTTCATGTGGGGCGAGGGCGGACGTGGCGTCACTCCACCGTGA
- a CDS encoding nucleoside deaminase yields MIAPPGDEHFMRQALREAEQAFKGDEVPVGAVIVCGDRIIARAHNLTERLNDVTAHAEMQAITSAASDLGGKYLKDCTLYVTLEPCVMCAGALHWAQMGRIVFGAFDEKAGYRRIGARLLHPKTQVVGGILEAECADLLKAFFKKKRAL; encoded by the coding sequence ATGATCGCACCACCGGGCGACGAACACTTCATGCGGCAGGCCCTGCGCGAGGCCGAGCAGGCCTTCAAGGGCGACGAGGTGCCCGTGGGCGCGGTGATCGTCTGCGGCGACCGCATCATCGCCCGCGCGCACAACCTCACCGAGCGCCTCAACGATGTGACCGCGCACGCCGAGATGCAGGCCATCACCAGCGCCGCCAGCGACCTGGGCGGCAAATACCTGAAGGACTGCACGCTCTACGTGACGCTGGAACCCTGCGTGATGTGCGCCGGCGCGTTGCACTGGGCTCAGATGGGCCGCATCGTCTTCGGCGCCTTCGACGAGAAGGCCGGCTACCGCCGCATCGGCGCACGCTTGCTGCACCCCAAGACCCAGGTGGTGGGCGGCATTCTCGAAGCCGAATGCGCCGACCTGCTCAAAGCCTTCTTCAAGAAGAAGCGCGCGTTGTGA
- a CDS encoding M36 family metallopeptidase — MTFRNWNAALAVLLLSATLVHGQGAGADAVSLAKERLLEQGFHADDLQHFVIKDDYTTAHNGVRHVFLRQLWQGMEVWNGDVALHLAPGGDVLAFHAGAFKHLGKRANAPSPSINAVDALGRVLPTTLPGVAMPQLVSVEDGGKRHIYQGDGFGGEPVVVQLVWQPMGDSARLAWNVNHYTPDGSHWWNIRIDAHTSEELDRNDWVSQCDFHPHHDMACPHDHFLADPLPEEEMALGMMGPNDYRVYAWPIESPSHGARTMENAPWLQGGIASPFGWHDTSGVAGPEYFDTRGNNVWAQEDMDANNTGGFRPNGGATLEFDFPINFAQQPNNYQSAAITNLFYWNNVLHDMSYQYGFDEPSGNFQANNYGRGGMQNDRVNADALDGSGTNNANFATPPDGARPRMQMFVWTITNPNRTSDLDNGVIAHEYAHGISNRLVGGPSNTGCLGNAEQMGEGWSDYFSLMTTLKAGDLGTTGRGIGTYLLGQPTTGVGIRPARYSTNFGVNGYTYGATNNTAAISMPHGIGFVWCTILWEVTWELIGIYGLDPDLYNGTGGNNIAMQLVMDGMKLTPCNPGFVDARDAILLADQINNGGVNQGALWAAFARRGLGVSASQGLTSSRTDQVEAFDVPMANNVGIQTILAPLAGNMPLCGSTPVTVRARIRNYGMQPQGNFPVSYRLNAGAWVTETFTGTLASGASFDFNFSTGLLLPLGAHTVTVRTELAGDGYAADNQQSVAVTVVAGVTLDVPFTEGLAVPGTTPPGWSLVNPDNSFTWISGNLAAGVGPNCNAGERVWAVDHYNYPAMGELDFLITPRIDLTTHFGARLVFDHAYARYDNNYFDGLRIDVSTDCGAAWTTVFQQIGAPLATAPNTTAQFSPACNQWRNNIVDLAAFDGQMIMIRFVSINGFGNWFYMDNVSVQSQGTILPVEFLSIAAKSVDQGIAVEWSTATETNSDHYVVERSADLEKWEMIGTVDAAGYSLTTIAYHFLDRAPSQGVNYYRLDQVDQDGSSEHSPVVNAWWSAMRPQLFPNPNTGVFTISRLASDMPIEVIDALGRSVPFSLEAVADGLVHVRLLEPRSGLYLVRMGDGQERVVVTGDR, encoded by the coding sequence ATGACCTTCAGGAACTGGAACGCTGCTCTGGCTGTTCTTCTGCTGTCCGCGACCCTCGTGCATGGGCAGGGTGCGGGTGCCGATGCCGTTTCCCTGGCCAAGGAACGCCTGCTGGAACAAGGCTTCCACGCGGATGACCTGCAGCACTTCGTCATCAAGGACGACTACACCACCGCCCACAACGGTGTGCGGCACGTGTTCCTGCGCCAGCTCTGGCAGGGCATGGAAGTGTGGAACGGCGACGTGGCCCTGCACCTGGCTCCCGGCGGCGATGTCCTCGCCTTCCATGCAGGCGCCTTCAAACACTTGGGCAAGCGCGCCAATGCCCCAAGCCCGTCCATCAACGCTGTGGACGCCCTGGGCCGCGTGCTGCCCACCACCCTGCCCGGTGTGGCCATGCCACAACTCGTGTCGGTGGAGGACGGTGGCAAGCGTCACATCTACCAAGGCGATGGCTTCGGCGGCGAACCCGTGGTGGTGCAACTGGTGTGGCAGCCCATGGGCGACAGCGCCCGCCTGGCCTGGAACGTGAACCACTACACGCCGGACGGCTCGCACTGGTGGAACATCCGCATCGACGCCCACACCAGCGAGGAACTGGACCGCAACGATTGGGTGAGCCAGTGCGACTTCCACCCCCACCACGATATGGCATGCCCCCACGATCATTTCCTGGCGGACCCCCTGCCTGAAGAGGAGATGGCCTTGGGCATGATGGGGCCCAACGACTACCGCGTGTACGCCTGGCCGATCGAAAGTCCTTCCCACGGGGCGCGCACCATGGAGAACGCGCCCTGGCTGCAGGGTGGGATCGCCTCGCCCTTCGGCTGGCATGACACTTCAGGCGTTGCCGGTCCTGAATATTTCGATACCCGGGGCAATAACGTTTGGGCGCAAGAGGACATGGATGCGAACAATACAGGAGGCTTCCGCCCGAACGGTGGCGCCACCCTGGAGTTCGACTTCCCGATCAATTTCGCCCAGCAGCCCAACAACTATCAGAGCGCAGCCATCACCAACCTGTTCTATTGGAACAATGTGCTGCACGACATGAGCTACCAGTACGGCTTCGATGAGCCGAGCGGCAATTTCCAAGCGAACAACTATGGCCGGGGTGGGATGCAAAATGACCGAGTGAACGCAGATGCCTTGGACGGCAGCGGCACCAACAACGCCAACTTCGCCACACCGCCGGACGGGGCGCGGCCACGGATGCAGATGTTCGTCTGGACCATCACCAACCCCAACCGCACCAGCGACCTGGACAATGGGGTGATCGCGCACGAGTATGCGCACGGTATCAGCAACCGCCTGGTGGGCGGCCCCAGCAACACCGGGTGCCTGGGCAACGCCGAGCAGATGGGCGAGGGCTGGAGCGACTACTTCAGCCTGATGACCACCCTGAAGGCGGGCGATCTGGGCACCACCGGCCGTGGCATCGGCACCTACCTGCTGGGCCAGCCCACCACGGGCGTGGGCATCCGCCCGGCGCGTTACAGCACCAACTTCGGGGTCAACGGCTACACCTATGGCGCCACCAACAACACGGCGGCGATCAGCATGCCCCACGGCATCGGCTTCGTGTGGTGCACGATCCTGTGGGAAGTGACCTGGGAGCTGATCGGCATCTACGGTCTCGATCCAGACCTGTACAACGGTACCGGTGGCAACAACATCGCCATGCAGCTGGTGATGGACGGCATGAAGCTCACGCCCTGCAATCCCGGCTTCGTGGACGCCCGTGATGCCATCCTGCTCGCCGACCAGATCAACAACGGCGGGGTGAACCAAGGCGCGCTTTGGGCGGCCTTCGCGCGCCGTGGCCTCGGTGTCAGCGCCAGCCAGGGTTTGACCAGCAGCCGAACGGATCAGGTGGAGGCCTTCGACGTGCCCATGGCCAACAACGTGGGCATCCAAACGATCCTCGCCCCCCTGGCCGGCAACATGCCCTTGTGCGGCAGCACCCCGGTGACGGTGCGCGCCCGCATCCGCAACTACGGCATGCAGCCCCAAGGCAATTTCCCGGTATCGTACCGCTTGAACGCGGGTGCCTGGGTGACGGAGACCTTCACCGGCACGCTCGCTTCCGGCGCGTCGTTCGACTTCAATTTCAGCACCGGTCTCCTGCTGCCCCTGGGCGCCCACACCGTGACGGTGCGCACCGAACTGGCCGGCGATGGATATGCCGCGGACAACCAACAGAGCGTGGCGGTGACCGTGGTGGCGGGTGTGACCCTTGATGTGCCCTTCACCGAAGGACTCGCGGTGCCGGGTACCACGCCCCCGGGCTGGTCCTTGGTGAACCCGGACAACAGCTTCACCTGGATATCGGGCAACCTGGCTGCGGGCGTAGGCCCCAACTGCAACGCCGGCGAGCGCGTGTGGGCGGTGGACCACTACAACTACCCGGCGATGGGCGAACTGGACTTCCTGATCACGCCACGCATCGACCTGACCACCCACTTTGGCGCGCGGCTCGTCTTCGACCACGCCTATGCGCGCTATGACAACAACTATTTCGACGGGCTGCGCATCGATGTGAGCACCGACTGCGGTGCCGCGTGGACCACCGTGTTCCAGCAGATCGGCGCACCGCTCGCCACCGCGCCCAACACCACGGCCCAATTCAGCCCCGCGTGCAACCAGTGGCGCAACAACATCGTGGACCTGGCCGCTTTCGACGGGCAGATGATCATGATCCGTTTCGTCTCCATCAACGGCTTCGGCAATTGGTTCTACATGGACAATGTGTCCGTGCAGAGCCAAGGCACCATACTGCCCGTGGAATTCCTGTCCATCGCCGCGAAGTCCGTGGACCAGGGCATCGCGGTGGAATGGAGCACGGCCACCGAGACCAACAGCGACCACTACGTGGTGGAGCGCTCCGCCGATCTGGAGAAGTGGGAGATGATCGGCACCGTGGACGCGGCCGGATACAGCCTCACCACGATCGCCTACCACTTCCTGGACCGCGCCCCATCGCAAGGCGTGAACTACTACAGGCTGGACCAGGTGGACCAAGATGGCAGCAGCGAGCACTCACCGGTGGTGAACGCCTGGTGGAGCGCGATGCGTCCGCAACTCTTCCCCAACCCCAACACGGGTGTGTTCACCATCTCCCGCCTGGCATCGGACATGCCCATCGAAGTGATCGATGCCTTGGGCCGTTCGGTGCCCTTCAGTCTGGAAGCCGTGGCCGATGGCCTGGTGCACGTGCGCCTTCTGGAACCACGCTCCGGCCTCTACCTGGTGCGCATGGGCGATGGCCAGGAACGTGTGGTGGTGACCGGCGATCGCTGA
- a CDS encoding GIY-YIG nuclease family protein, with protein MECAVYVLSSLVREYIYVGISTDVARRVEEHQRGKEPTTRPYRPFEVLLVEAKSDRREARQREKYLKSGVGKEFLKDLRASRRKP; from the coding sequence ATGGAATGCGCTGTGTACGTTCTTTCCAGTCTTGTCCGGGAGTACATCTATGTGGGTATCAGCACCGATGTGGCACGCCGGGTCGAGGAGCATCAGCGTGGCAAGGAACCGACGACACGGCCGTATCGCCCCTTTGAAGTACTGCTTGTGGAGGCCAAGTCGGACAGACGCGAGGCCCGTCAGCGGGAAAAGTACCTGAAGTCGGGTGTCGGTAAGGAATTTCTGAAGGATCTTCGCGCCTCGCGGCGCAAGCCGTGA
- a CDS encoding dCMP deaminase family protein, whose protein sequence is MQNDQLVYSDPKKQDRYDRAYMRMALEWARLSHCRRKQVGALLVREGMIISDGYNGTPTGFPNDCEDEAGLTHWYVLHAEANAIMKVARSTNNARGATLYLTHSPCRECSKLILQAGIKRLVYLDAYKDPSGLELLERGGLLVHKLEMS, encoded by the coding sequence ATGCAGAACGACCAACTGGTCTACTCCGATCCGAAGAAGCAGGACCGCTACGACCGGGCCTACATGCGCATGGCGCTGGAGTGGGCCAGGTTGAGCCATTGCCGCCGCAAGCAGGTGGGGGCCTTGCTGGTGCGGGAAGGGATGATCATCAGCGACGGCTACAACGGCACGCCCACGGGATTCCCCAATGACTGTGAGGATGAGGCGGGCCTGACCCATTGGTACGTGCTGCACGCCGAGGCCAACGCCATCATGAAAGTGGCACGCAGCACCAACAATGCCCGGGGCGCCACGTTGTACCTCACGCACAGCCCCTGCCGCGAATGCAGCAAGCTCATCCTACAGGCCGGCATCAAGCGACTGGTGTACCTGGACGCCTACAAGGACCCCTCGGGACTCGAGCTCCTCGAGCGCGGCGGGCTGCTGGTGCATAAATTGGAGATGTCCTGA